The Candidatus Stygibacter australis genome contains a region encoding:
- a CDS encoding CPBP family intramembrane metalloprotease — protein sequence MIKEKYTQLLLSHPISWKRILIFFILATAISNVFRFDIFEIKSGLEELPTWIFILVTVFLEGSGVLIGALIAISFLKKSRKTEISLFGTSKSKSLIMVIIPIIILAVIGVKNEFQLNSHLYGFIAIIGTLLYCIMEEYGWRGYLQEELKTLKSWQKNLIIGFVWYLWHLSFLTKATVGDNLFFLGMLIFGSWGIGQVAEATKSILASASFHLIIQIMMFNALIKNGINGTEKLIILGVSVVLWYVIIKKWERENIIAMQ from the coding sequence CAATCAGTTGGAAAAGGATATTGATATTTTTTATCCTGGCGACTGCAATATCTAATGTTTTCAGATTTGATATTTTCGAAATCAAATCGGGGTTAGAAGAACTTCCGACCTGGATATTTATTTTAGTTACTGTTTTTCTTGAAGGTAGTGGAGTTCTTATAGGTGCGTTAATAGCTATTTCATTTTTGAAGAAAAGCAGGAAAACAGAAATATCGCTTTTCGGAACATCAAAATCAAAAAGCCTTATAATGGTAATAATTCCTATCATCATTTTAGCAGTAATTGGAGTAAAAAATGAATTTCAACTGAACTCGCATCTTTATGGGTTTATTGCTATAATCGGGACTTTACTCTATTGCATAATGGAGGAATATGGCTGGCGAGGTTATTTGCAAGAAGAATTGAAAACATTAAAATCCTGGCAAAAAAATCTAATAATCGGATTTGTATGGTACTTGTGGCATTTGTCTTTTTTGACGAAAGCAACTGTTGGAGATAATCTTTTCTTTTTGGGAATGTTGATTTTTGGGAGTTGGGGAATTGGACAAGTAGCGGAAGCAACAAAATCAATCCTGGCTAGTGCTTCTTTTCATCTGATTATCCAGATTATGATGTTCAATGCGTTAATTAAAAACGGGATTAACGGAACTGAAAAACTGATAATTTTAGGTGTTTCAGTGGTTTTATGGTATGTGATTATCAAGAAATGGGAAAGAGAAAATATTATTGCTATGCAGTAA